One region of Pogoniulus pusillus isolate bPogPus1 chromosome 19, bPogPus1.pri, whole genome shotgun sequence genomic DNA includes:
- the VBP1 gene encoding prefoldin subunit 3 isoform X1 yields MAAASGSEPGCGEAAAGGKRGPLGIPEAVFVEDVDSFMKQPGNETADVVLKKLDEQYQKYKFLELNLAQKKRRLKSQIPEIKQTLEILKHMQKKKDSTNPMETRFLLADNLYCKASVPPTDKVCLWLGANVMLEYDIDEAQALLEKNLSTATRNLDLLEEDLDFLRDQFTTTEVNMARVYNWDVKRRNKQDPSKNKA; encoded by the exons ATGGCGGCGGCCAGCGGCAGCGAGCCGGGGTGCGgcgaggcggcggcgggcgggaaGCGCGGGCCCCTCGGCATCCCCGAGGCAGTCTTCGTG GAAGATGTAGATTCTTTTATGAAACAGCCTGGAAATGAGACAGCAGATGTAGTTCTTAAGAAGTTGGATGAGCAGTATCAGAAGTATAAATTTTTGGAACTTAATCTTGCTCAGAAGAAAAGGAG GCTAAAAAGTCAGATTCCTGAAATTAAACAGACATTAGAAATTTTAAAACACATGCAGAAGAAAAAG GATTCCACAAATCCCATGGAAACCAGATTTTTATTGGCAGATAATCTCTACTGCAAAGCTTCAGTTCCTCCTACAGATAAAGTTTGTTTGTGGTTGGGG gcCAATGTGATGCTTGAATATGATATTGATGAAGCTCAAGCACTGTTAGAGAAGAATTTGTCAACAGCCACAAGAAACCTTGATCTTCTAGAGGAAGACCTGGATTTTCTTAGAGATCAGTTCACCACTACAGAAGTCA ATATGGCTAGAGTTTATAACTGGGATGTAAAGAGAAGAAACAAGCAAGACCCTTCCAAAAACAAAGCGTAG
- the VBP1 gene encoding prefoldin subunit 3 isoform X2, giving the protein MKQPGNETADVVLKKLDEQYQKYKFLELNLAQKKRRLKSQIPEIKQTLEILKHMQKKKDSTNPMETRFLLADNLYCKASVPPTDKVCLWLGANVMLEYDIDEAQALLEKNLSTATRNLDLLEEDLDFLRDQFTTTEVNMARVYNWDVKRRNKQDPSKNKA; this is encoded by the exons ATGAAACAGCCTGGAAATGAGACAGCAGATGTAGTTCTTAAGAAGTTGGATGAGCAGTATCAGAAGTATAAATTTTTGGAACTTAATCTTGCTCAGAAGAAAAGGAG GCTAAAAAGTCAGATTCCTGAAATTAAACAGACATTAGAAATTTTAAAACACATGCAGAAGAAAAAG GATTCCACAAATCCCATGGAAACCAGATTTTTATTGGCAGATAATCTCTACTGCAAAGCTTCAGTTCCTCCTACAGATAAAGTTTGTTTGTGGTTGGGG gcCAATGTGATGCTTGAATATGATATTGATGAAGCTCAAGCACTGTTAGAGAAGAATTTGTCAACAGCCACAAGAAACCTTGATCTTCTAGAGGAAGACCTGGATTTTCTTAGAGATCAGTTCACCACTACAGAAGTCA ATATGGCTAGAGTTTATAACTGGGATGTAAAGAGAAGAAACAAGCAAGACCCTTCCAAAAACAAAGCGTAG